A single Cottoperca gobio chromosome 3, fCotGob3.1, whole genome shotgun sequence DNA region contains:
- the htatip2 gene encoding oxidoreductase HTATIP2, with product MSVMKLLDTTLGKATGLLTVIIVVIAALFNYFDDPDPVKYISMAEDMKTLGENFRQQNKSCFILGASGETGRMLLQDLLGRNIFSKITLIGRRQLTFEDKAYENLVQEVVDFEKLDAYAASFQGHDVGYCCLGTTRAKAGTEGFIRVDHDYVLKSAELAKAGGCAQFHLESSRGADKNSNFLYLKVKGQVEAEIEALAFDRYAIYRPGVLLVDRQESRPSEWMARKFFGAVSAVWSTSMSVPIQVVATAMVSNTLLQPEQKTEILENKAITALGKSVGK from the exons ATGTCTGTTATGAAACTACTGGACACCACCCTAGGAAAAGCGACCGGGCTCTTAACTGTCATAATTGTTGTCATTGCAGCGCTTTTTAATTATTTCGACGACCCTGATCCGGTTAAATACATCAG CATGGCTGAGGACATGAAGACTCTGGGGGAAAACTTCAGgcagcaaaataaaagctgtttcATCCTTGGCGCCTCTGGGGAAACGGGCAGGATGTTGCTTCAAGACCTGCTGGGGCGAAACATCTTCTCCAAGATTACCCTCATTGGAAGGAGACAGCTCACCTTTGAGGACAAAGCATATGAAAACTTG GTACAAGAGGTGGTGGACTTTGAGAAGCTTGACGCTTATGCTGCATCCTTCCAGGGCCATGATGTTGGCTACTGCTGCCTGGGAACAACCAGAGCAAAAGCAGGGACT GAAGGATTCATCCGCGTTGATCATGACTATGTTCTAAAATCAGCCGAGCTCGCCAAGGCAGGAGGCTGCGCACAGTTCCACCTGGAGTCCTCCAGAGGAGCCGATAAAAACAGCAACTTCCTCTACCTCAAAGTCAAG GGACAAGTGGAAGCAGAAATTGAGGCGCTGGCTTTTGACAGATATGCCATTTACAGACCAGG GGTTTTGTTAGTAGACAGGCAGGAGAGTCGGCCTAGTGAGTGGATGGCCAGGAAATTCTTCGGTGCCGTTTCTGCCGTTTGGTCTACGTCCATGTCCGTCCCAATCCAAGTGGTGGCAACAGCGATGGTGTCAAACACTCTGCTTCAACCTGAGCAGAAGACGGAGATCCTGGAGAACAAAGCCATCACCGCTCTGGGAAAGAGTGTCGGGAAATAA